In Pseudomonas putida, a genomic segment contains:
- a CDS encoding iron-containing alcohol dehydrogenase — MSLINYITQIQFEVGAISLLPAECQRIGITRPLIVTDRGVRAAGIVDVALSKFTDSTVQLPIYDGTPPNPNENAVREAVAMFKECGCDGIIAIGGGSAIDLAKGVAVCAKHEGPLKSFAVIEGGLARITPATAPVIAVPTTAGTGSEVGRGAILILDDGRKVGVISPHVVPKSAICDPELTLGLPAVLTAATGMDAIAHCLETFMAPSFNPPADGIALDGLWRAWRFIETATQDPKNLEGRTNMMSASLQGALAFQKGLGCVHSLSHSLGGINPRLHHGTLNAIFLPAVIQFNRKAATMVNEHKTARIAQAMGLADESQIEDAIRDMTRALGLPTGLRELEVTEDMFPKIIKGALADHSHRTNPREASAEDYQWILEASM, encoded by the coding sequence ATGTCCCTGATCAATTACATCACCCAGATCCAGTTTGAAGTCGGAGCTATTTCGCTCCTGCCTGCAGAGTGTCAGCGCATTGGTATTACCCGCCCTTTGATCGTCACTGACCGTGGTGTCCGTGCGGCAGGTATCGTCGATGTAGCTCTGAGCAAATTCACCGACTCCACTGTTCAGCTGCCGATCTATGACGGCACGCCACCCAACCCAAACGAAAATGCTGTTCGTGAAGCAGTGGCCATGTTCAAGGAATGCGGTTGCGACGGCATCATCGCCATCGGCGGCGGTTCCGCTATTGACCTTGCCAAAGGTGTAGCCGTATGCGCCAAGCACGAAGGCCCGCTGAAAAGCTTCGCTGTCATCGAAGGTGGTCTGGCTCGCATCACTCCAGCAACGGCCCCTGTGATCGCAGTGCCGACCACTGCCGGCACCGGCAGCGAAGTTGGTCGTGGCGCCATTCTCATCTTGGACGATGGCCGTAAGGTTGGCGTGATCTCCCCCCACGTTGTTCCAAAATCTGCAATCTGTGACCCGGAACTGACTCTTGGCCTGCCTGCAGTTTTGACTGCTGCTACCGGGATGGATGCGATTGCCCACTGCCTCGAAACCTTCATGGCTCCGTCGTTCAACCCACCTGCGGACGGTATTGCATTGGACGGCCTGTGGCGTGCCTGGCGCTTCATCGAAACCGCTACCCAAGATCCGAAAAATCTGGAAGGTCGCACCAACATGATGAGTGCTTCCCTGCAAGGCGCTCTCGCGTTCCAGAAAGGTCTGGGTTGCGTTCATAGCCTGAGCCACTCGCTGGGCGGCATCAATCCTCGCCTGCACCACGGCACTCTCAACGCAATCTTCCTGCCGGCTGTGATCCAGTTCAACCGCAAGGCAGCGACCATGGTCAACGAGCACAAGACAGCGCGTATTGCTCAAGCGATGGGGTTGGCTGACGAAAGCCAAATCGAAGATGCGATCCGGGACATGACCCGAGCACTCGGCCTGCCAACCGGCCTGCGGGAGCTGGAAGTCACTGAAGACATGTTCCCCAAAATCATCAAAGGCGCTCTCGCAGATCACAGCCATCGCACAAACCCGCGTGAAGCTTCTGCAGAGGATTACCAGTGGATTCTCGAGGCCTCCATGTAA
- a CDS encoding MFS transporter produces the protein MNTKYAEAELNRKPETVASSNPFKKYQVITVSLLLVIGIINYVDRSALSIANTSIQRDMGITPSQMGILLSAFSLAYALAQLPLGVIIDRLGSKISVGAALLGWSVAQTASGLINTFSAFIGLRIVLGIGEAPMFPSAAKALSEWFEAEKRGTPTGIVLSSTCIGPCIAPPLLTLLMVNWGWRGMFIATGVFGILIAACWFAFYKSKERFLAELPAEERERLLATQAQRQAAITARPSVKAQLSAWAELFQHKSTWGAVLGFMGVIYMLWLHLTWLPGYFEREHGLSLYQTAWIVSLAYVFGALGTIVAGRFCDRLVKNGATVLGSRKFVVVCALFSAAAFTIPLSFGSGFILSVVLLCGALFSVNMASSTAWMIANTVVDSRRVASFGSIQNFGGYLAGSVAPIVTGFSIQQSGSFASAFLISAAVASVAAMAYVLLLKQPISTDK, from the coding sequence ATGAACACCAAATATGCGGAAGCGGAGCTCAACCGTAAGCCTGAAACGGTGGCGAGCTCAAACCCCTTCAAGAAGTACCAGGTCATCACCGTCAGCCTGCTGCTGGTGATCGGCATCATCAACTATGTGGATCGGAGCGCTCTGTCGATTGCAAACACCTCTATCCAGCGGGATATGGGGATTACGCCTTCCCAGATGGGCATCCTCCTGTCAGCGTTCTCGTTGGCATATGCCCTGGCTCAGCTTCCACTGGGTGTGATCATTGATCGCCTGGGCAGCAAGATTTCAGTGGGCGCAGCGCTTCTTGGCTGGTCTGTTGCTCAAACTGCTTCTGGCTTGATCAACACATTCTCTGCGTTCATCGGTTTGCGGATCGTGCTGGGTATCGGTGAAGCACCAATGTTTCCTTCAGCTGCTAAGGCACTTTCAGAGTGGTTCGAAGCTGAGAAGCGTGGGACGCCCACTGGGATCGTGTTGTCGTCGACATGCATAGGGCCTTGCATCGCGCCACCACTCTTGACCCTACTGATGGTCAATTGGGGATGGCGTGGCATGTTCATTGCCACCGGCGTTTTTGGAATCTTGATCGCTGCCTGCTGGTTCGCCTTCTACAAGAGCAAAGAGCGTTTTTTGGCTGAGCTTCCTGCAGAGGAACGCGAACGTCTACTGGCTACGCAAGCACAGAGGCAGGCAGCAATTACAGCAAGGCCCAGCGTGAAAGCTCAGTTGAGCGCGTGGGCTGAGCTGTTCCAGCACAAAAGCACTTGGGGTGCAGTCCTGGGGTTCATGGGCGTGATCTACATGCTATGGCTGCACCTCACCTGGTTGCCAGGTTATTTCGAGCGTGAGCACGGTCTCAGCCTGTATCAAACTGCCTGGATCGTTTCCTTGGCCTATGTATTTGGCGCCTTGGGCACCATCGTCGCTGGCCGTTTCTGTGACCGACTGGTGAAGAATGGGGCCACCGTACTGGGTAGCCGGAAGTTCGTAGTTGTCTGCGCACTGTTCTCAGCTGCTGCATTCACCATCCCTCTGTCGTTCGGCAGTGGCTTCATCCTCAGCGTGGTGTTGCTGTGCGGTGCATTGTTCAGCGTCAACATGGCCAGCTCAACTGCTTGGATGATCGCTAACACAGTCGTGGATAGTCGACGGGTTGCTTCCTTCGGCTCTATCCAGAACTTCGGCGGTTACCTGGCGGGATCGGTGGCACCCATTGTCACTGGCTTCAGCATCCAGCAATCCGGCTCATTCGCTTCCGCATTTTTGATCAGTGCTGCCGTGGCATCGGTGGCAGCAATGGCTTACGTGCTTCTTCTGAAGCAGCCCATTTCCACTGACAAGTAA
- a CDS encoding recombinase family protein: MGARATAQELNKMNFPKKYTESIVGKVLRQPAIYGSFIAMEWDESGKPIQVKKEIKGYYPAVISESEFYRVGAKLSERQDPKLAGRKVAEFKNILRGIVFCACGSGFRYHAQKREYVDLVCSASLAGRCTYASP; encoded by the coding sequence ATGGGTGCAAGAGCAACTGCCCAAGAATTAAACAAGATGAACTTCCCCAAGAAATATACTGAAAGCATTGTTGGGAAGGTTCTTCGACAGCCCGCAATTTACGGGTCTTTTATCGCTATGGAGTGGGACGAATCAGGTAAGCCGATTCAGGTCAAAAAAGAGATTAAAGGCTATTATCCGGCAGTAATTTCAGAGTCAGAGTTTTATAGAGTCGGCGCAAAATTGAGTGAGCGACAAGACCCAAAACTTGCAGGGCGAAAGGTCGCAGAATTCAAAAACATCTTACGAGGGATTGTTTTTTGTGCCTGTGGCTCGGGCTTCCGTTACCACGCACAAAAAAGAGAGTATGTTGACTTGGTGTGCTCGGCCTCATTGGCTGGGCGCTGCACGTATGCATCACCATGA
- a CDS encoding EAL domain-containing protein encodes MKKLEKSTLCYLAGCLTVGVLFSFGVTQLLWLASADNRIESHAKVILNHAEMVAGNLTAALDELNNTSDESCGLTDLDTLKRVLYEYRFVKDAGRIKNNTITCSAMWGVIPAFRLAGEGRLTKNNVRLWSAASSYFPGAIKIDVSAKENSFVVTSPTAFAPFESPPAELNAFIVSRDGKTIMRTFGDFQQGNILSSASARVCSEKYDICVSSNIQANIFKASKPTLFLFVALTGCSLGLLAFYAAHQYRRVRNSLSYRLKYAIRNGLISTTYQPIVHGKTGKVSGFEVLARWHDKKFGSVPPNVFIQKAETLGLQEKLNKLIVNRALEECSRGLACHPGVYLSFNIETKDLLDGGLIRHISDTARSHGVSASQIAIEILEGATAEISQVEQKIESIRASGYKVLIDDFGSGYSSLSYLAGLNVDIIKIDKSFSKAAGTDSPAAVVLQKIHEIAKALNAKIIFEGVETEAQKKAILDFCPDALVQGWLFSKALPISELTEKVRSQRARGEAMNFAHE; translated from the coding sequence ATGAAAAAGCTCGAAAAAAGCACTCTGTGCTATTTAGCTGGATGCCTGACAGTTGGAGTGCTGTTCTCATTTGGAGTGACACAGCTTTTATGGTTGGCTAGTGCAGATAACAGGATAGAGTCCCACGCTAAGGTTATTCTCAATCATGCCGAAATGGTCGCAGGAAACCTTACAGCTGCACTTGATGAGCTAAACAATACCTCTGACGAGTCTTGCGGGCTAACTGACCTAGACACGTTAAAACGAGTTTTATATGAATATCGCTTTGTAAAAGATGCAGGGCGAATAAAAAACAACACTATTACTTGCTCCGCTATGTGGGGCGTAATCCCTGCTTTCAGGTTGGCTGGTGAGGGTAGACTTACGAAAAACAATGTTAGGCTGTGGAGTGCAGCTTCAAGCTATTTTCCCGGCGCAATAAAAATTGATGTTTCAGCAAAAGAAAACTCATTTGTGGTTACGTCACCCACCGCATTTGCACCTTTTGAATCACCGCCAGCAGAATTAAATGCATTTATTGTCTCTCGTGACGGCAAAACCATCATGCGCACGTTCGGCGATTTTCAGCAAGGAAATATCCTAAGCAGCGCATCTGCAAGAGTGTGCTCTGAAAAATACGACATTTGTGTTAGCTCGAACATTCAAGCAAATATTTTCAAGGCCAGCAAACCTACTCTTTTCCTGTTTGTCGCATTAACTGGCTGTTCTTTGGGCTTGTTGGCTTTCTATGCTGCCCACCAATATCGTAGAGTTAGAAACTCACTTTCATATCGTTTAAAATACGCTATTAGAAATGGGCTAATATCAACTACATATCAGCCAATTGTTCATGGCAAGACCGGCAAGGTTTCCGGGTTCGAAGTTTTGGCGCGCTGGCACGATAAGAAATTCGGATCAGTCCCTCCAAATGTCTTCATCCAAAAAGCGGAAACTCTTGGTTTGCAAGAGAAGCTGAACAAGCTGATTGTTAATAGGGCTTTGGAAGAGTGTTCGAGAGGCCTGGCTTGCCATCCGGGAGTATATTTGAGTTTTAACATTGAAACCAAGGACCTGCTGGATGGCGGTCTAATTCGACACATATCAGATACAGCAAGAAGTCACGGCGTATCAGCTAGCCAGATTGCAATTGAAATTCTTGAAGGGGCAACGGCTGAAATTAGCCAGGTCGAACAAAAAATTGAGTCCATTCGAGCTTCTGGTTATAAAGTATTAATTGACGATTTCGGCTCAGGATATTCAAGTCTATCCTATCTGGCCGGGCTCAATGTTGATATTATAAAAATTGACAAGTCGTTCTCAAAAGCTGCTGGAACAGACTCTCCGGCAGCAGTAGTGCTGCAAAAGATTCATGAAATAGCAAAAGCTTTAAACGCAAAAATAATTTTTGAGGGCGTGGAGACGGAAGCTCAGAAAAAAGCAATTCTTGATTTCTGTCCTGATGCACTTGTTCAAGGATGGCTATTCAGCAAGGCATTGCCAATTAGCGAACTTACTGAAAAAGTCAGATCGCAAAGAGCTAGGGGTGAAGCGATGAATTTTGCACATGAATAA
- the tnpB gene encoding IS66 family insertion sequence element accessory protein TnpB (TnpB, as the term is used for proteins encoded by IS66 family insertion elements, is considered an accessory protein, since TnpC, encoded by a neighboring gene, is a DDE family transposase.), whose translation MMRPDSKVEKVYLYPKSVDFRKSIDGLTALVELDIKVAVFDPVLFVFLNKARNRIKVLYWERNGFCLWLKRLEAERFKTSPDATDEAIILTVQELNWLLDGFDLWRNRPHQVLTPRFVA comes from the coding sequence ATGATGCGTCCCGACAGCAAAGTCGAAAAAGTCTACCTCTATCCCAAGTCCGTGGACTTTCGAAAGTCCATCGACGGGCTCACTGCCCTGGTCGAACTGGATATCAAAGTCGCCGTGTTCGACCCGGTACTTTTCGTCTTCCTCAATAAAGCCCGCAACCGCATTAAGGTGTTGTACTGGGAGCGCAACGGCTTCTGCCTTTGGCTCAAGCGCCTCGAAGCCGAGCGTTTCAAAACCTCCCCCGACGCCACCGACGAAGCTATCATTCTGACCGTCCAGGAACTGAATTGGCTACTCGACGGTTTCGATCTCTGGCGCAACCGTCCGCATCAGGTTTTGACACCCCGTTTCGTCGCTTGA
- a CDS encoding aldehyde dehydrogenase (NADP(+)) produces the protein MQLTGEQLIGYQAVRGEGRELLAINPNNQQSIPSPVFNCASAALVNEACELAEQAFDSFRSAAPELRARFLEEIAEGIVGLGSTLTERAHLETGLPMARLEGERGRTVGQLRLFASVLRQGRWQDATLDSALPDRQPLPRPDLRMCKIALGPVTVFGASNFPLAFSVAGGDTASALAAGCPVVVKAHRAHLGTSELVGRVIQEASKRLELPEGTFSLIVGDGNDVGQQLVSHPAIKAVGFTGSRSGGLALMRAAAARPEPIPVYAEMSSINPVFLLPGALSARAESIATGFIDALVMGAGQFCTNPGIVLAVDGPDLEAFLDKAGAHLGDKAAQTMLTPGIHSAYSQGIDRITSQSCVQAVASGQPDLGATQAQGHLYQTTFESVAANAQLLEEVFGPAAIVIRCQNVNEMLAFAKSIEGQLTATLHLEDEDLAIAQGLVQAMEKKAGRVLVNGFPTGVEVCDSMVHGGAFPATSDSRTTSVGSTAIDRFLRPVCYQNLPNVLLPEALKQNNPLNIWRLVDGKTTAPKG, from the coding sequence ATGCAACTCACAGGTGAACAACTAATCGGTTATCAAGCGGTGCGCGGCGAAGGCCGTGAACTCCTTGCGATCAATCCTAATAACCAACAGTCTATTCCAAGCCCTGTGTTCAACTGCGCAAGCGCAGCTCTGGTTAACGAGGCCTGCGAGCTGGCCGAACAGGCGTTCGACTCGTTCCGCTCCGCTGCACCTGAATTGCGTGCCCGTTTTCTCGAAGAGATTGCGGAAGGGATCGTAGGCCTGGGCTCTACATTGACTGAGCGTGCTCACCTCGAAACCGGGCTGCCCATGGCTCGACTTGAAGGCGAGCGGGGACGCACCGTCGGTCAGCTGCGGCTTTTCGCATCTGTTCTTCGCCAAGGCCGTTGGCAGGATGCGACACTCGACTCGGCTCTGCCAGATCGTCAGCCGCTTCCACGCCCCGACCTGCGCATGTGCAAAATTGCGCTGGGGCCTGTCACCGTCTTCGGTGCAAGTAATTTCCCGCTCGCTTTCTCTGTCGCAGGTGGCGATACCGCTTCCGCACTGGCCGCAGGTTGCCCTGTTGTCGTGAAAGCACACCGCGCTCACCTGGGAACCTCCGAGCTCGTAGGGCGAGTGATCCAGGAAGCTTCGAAGCGCCTTGAATTGCCTGAGGGAACGTTCTCGCTGATTGTCGGTGATGGCAACGATGTAGGACAGCAGTTGGTATCGCACCCGGCTATCAAAGCCGTAGGTTTCACCGGATCACGTAGCGGTGGCCTGGCATTGATGCGGGCAGCGGCAGCGCGGCCTGAACCCATCCCCGTCTACGCCGAAATGAGCAGCATCAACCCGGTATTCCTCCTGCCAGGTGCACTGTCTGCTCGGGCAGAGTCCATCGCCACCGGCTTCATCGACGCTCTGGTAATGGGCGCAGGCCAGTTCTGCACCAACCCAGGCATCGTGCTTGCAGTCGATGGCCCTGACCTGGAAGCCTTCCTGGACAAGGCCGGAGCTCATCTGGGCGACAAGGCTGCGCAAACCATGCTGACTCCTGGCATTCATTCTGCCTATTCGCAAGGGATTGATCGCATCACCAGTCAGTCCTGCGTTCAGGCCGTTGCTTCAGGCCAGCCTGATCTTGGAGCCACACAGGCACAGGGGCATCTCTATCAAACGACCTTCGAAAGCGTGGCAGCCAATGCACAGCTCTTGGAGGAGGTGTTTGGCCCGGCAGCTATCGTCATCCGTTGCCAGAACGTCAACGAAATGCTCGCGTTCGCCAAATCCATCGAGGGTCAGCTGACGGCGACACTTCATCTTGAAGATGAGGACTTGGCGATTGCTCAAGGGTTGGTGCAAGCCATGGAGAAGAAGGCTGGCCGCGTATTGGTCAACGGCTTCCCAACTGGCGTGGAGGTATGTGACTCCATGGTACACGGCGGTGCTTTCCCTGCTACCTCTGACAGCCGCACAACGTCGGTTGGTTCGACTGCAATCGACCGCTTCCTTCGTCCTGTTTGCTATCAAAATTTGCCAAATGTCCTCCTCCCTGAGGCATTGAAGCAAAACAACCCTTTGAATATCTGGCGCCTGGTAGACGGAAAAACCACTGCTCCGAAAGGCTAG